A window of Sporosarcina luteola genomic DNA:
ATTACGAAGACCTACAGTTGTACGAGAAAAAGGCTGGAGAACTATACAATAGTATTTATGATCAGCTCGAAGATGAAATCGTTCATAGCGAACTGGACGGCATTTTATTTACGAAGGAAAAGTACTACGTTATGATCTTGCAATACGCTGATGAAGTTGACCCATCAGAAGTAAACGAATTCGTCGAGAAATGTCAAGAAAACTTACAAGGTGATTATTCGATCTCCTTCGGTGTCAGCAATACGGTTCAGTCCATTAAGGATATTACAACCGCTTATGCAGAAGCTTGTGAAGCAATTATGAGCGGATATGATATGAATATGCTCGGGTTCATCAATTTCTATAAAATGAAAGAGCTTGAGGATTTATTGAACACGATTCCTGAAAAAGATTTAAAAGCATTGTATGAAAATACATTGAAATCTCTCGCTCATCCGAAGACCAAGGAAAATCAGGAACTGGTCAAAACGATTCAAGTGTATTTGGATTCCCAGTGTGAGATTTCGGAGACGTCACGCCGCTTGTACATTCATCGAAATACTGTCAAATACCGTATTGAGAAGGCGGAAGAGATACTGAATTGCTCTTTCCGCGATCCGGCGCACTCATTGCGCATACGTGTAGCGTTAATGATCGGATCACTTTTAAAAGAAAATGAATAAAAACCAAAGCCCGGTTCGAAAGGGCTTTGGTTTTTTGTTTTTATTGAATAACAGTTGTTTTCTCAGAGACGATTTTATCGTTCTCGAAGACTACTTCTCCATTGACGATAGTCGTTTTAACTTTTCCTTTGAATGTCATGCCTACGTATGGTGAATGTTGGTGACGGTAGAAGAGATCTTCATTCTTCAGCTCAAAGCTTTCATTCAAGTCAACAATCGCGATATCCGCATCATAGCCAGCTTCTAGTACCCCTTTATTCGTAAGGCCAAATAGTTTAGCAGGGTTCGTTGCAGTCAATTCTACAATCTTCTCCAATGGAAGATTGCGTTTGAAATAGCCTTCCGTCAACATGATGTTCAATGTCGACTGAGCTCCTGAAATTCCGCCCCAACCTTCAAAATAGTTGTCTGTTATTGTTTTCATAGATGCCGGAGCCGGTGAATGGTCTGATGCGATGACATTAATTTCGCCGTTAGCGACAGCAGCCCATAGATCTTCGACTTCGTCTTGATCGCGTAACGGAGGACAGCATTTTGCCAAGCCGCCTTTTGCTTCAAAGTCTTGTACATTCAAAGCTAAATAATGCGGGCAAGTTTCAACTGTAATGTCTACGCCTCTGTCTTTTGCCTCCTGAATGACTTCGACGACTTTCCTGCTGCTCGCATGGACAACATGCAATTTACAACCTGTTGCTTCTGCATAAGAGATAATTCTTCTGACCGCTTCGATTTCAGAGATGATCGGTCTTGACTCGACAAAATCTCTTGCTGTGGTTTTACCTTGTTTTTGCTTTTCTTCGGCAAGCTGATCACAAATGACTGTACTTTCAGCGTGAACTGCAAGTAATGAGCCAAGAGATGCAATTTCTTTCATTCCCTTGAAAATCGTTACATCGTCCACATGATTGAAATCAGCGATACCACTCGGAGACATGAAAGCTTTGAATCCGATTACTCCATTGTCATGAAGATCTTTCAGGTCAGCAATATTTTCTGGAACAAGGCCGCCCCAGAAATATGGATTGACGATTGATTTTTCATCTGCGCAAGCCTTTTTCAAGTCCAGGTTCTCTTTATTGATCGTCGGAGGAGTACTGTTCAACGGCATATCGAAGAAAGAAGTCGCTCCGCCGGCAGCTAAGCTTCGGCTTCCTGTTGCAATTCCTTCCCATTCCGTTCTACCCGGTTCATTGAAGTGGACATGCGTGTCAATCAATCCTGGTAATACGTGTTTCCCTTCTGCATCGATCACTCGATCAGCCGTGCCTTGCAGCGCTTGGCCAACTTCTTGGATCTTACCGTCTTTAACAGCAATATCACCTTGGATAACGGATTCAGCTGTAACAATCTTACCGTTTTTAATAATCAAATCGTATGTAGTCATCTTTCATTCCTCCAAACACAAATTTACCTTTGCCATTGCCGGATTGGACAACGGCAAAGGTATGAATGAATTAGTTATTGGCAGCAATCAACTTGCCGACAGGTTCTCCGACAATGCCTTCTTCTAGGTCGAATACGACATGTCCGCGAACGATTGTTTTTGTTACGCGGCAGTCGATTTTTCTGCCTTCGTATGCACTATGTTTGTTTTTGTAGTAAAGATCTTCCCTCTTCACTGTGTACGATTGGTTCGGGTCGACTAAAATGATGTCCGCATCTTTGGATACTGCGATTTCACCTTTATGGGCAATGTTGAAACGCTCAGACGGGTTTGTTGAAATCAATTTAACGAACTCATGAACCGGAAGTCCGCGCTGTTTCACAGCCAAGTCAAACATGAGGTCGACGTTGTTTTGCGCGCCGCTAATTCCGCCCCATGCTTCCCAAATCGTTCCTTGCTTCAAGTCTTCCGTACAAGGCGAGTGGTCAGACGTCAGCCAGTCGATATTCCCAGCCAAAAGCTCGTCCCATAGTCTTGCTTGGTCTTCCGCTTTTCTGATTGGAGGCTGACATTTTGCCTTAGGACCAATTTCATCGACTTGATCGGCAGTGAATGCGAAATAGTGAGGGCAAGATTCAACTGTTACATCGACGCCTTCTTCACGCGCTTTTAAGATCACCTGGATAGCCTCTGAAGTGCTGATATGAACTAGGTGCAATTTACAGCCTGTTTCTTTAGCGAAAAGAATCGCACGTTGAACCGCTTCCACTTCTGTGAAAATCGGACGGGATTCCGCATATTCGACTCCGGAGTTTTTGCCTTCCCTTGCAAATTCCTTTGCAAGGCCAGACGGTACTGATCCGTTTTCCGCGTGGATGCATAGGATCTGATCCAATTCAGCCAACTTTTGCATGCCTTTATACAAAGTGTAGTCATCCACATTTACGAAATCATCCGGAATGTCACTTGTAATATCGGATAGGAAGCATTTAAATGCAAGAACGCCAGCGTCCGACATTTCCTTCAGCTTATCCACGTTTCCAGGGACGAGTCCACCGTAAAACGCGTAGTCGACGTAGTTCTGGTCAATCGCCGCTTCCAACTTAAGATCCAACGCTGCTTTGTTCGTTGTTGCCGGCAGGGCATTCAACGGCATTTCCACGTAGCTTGTTGTGCCTCCTGCAGCCAGTGATTTCGATCCTGTTTCGAATCCTTCCCACTCCGCACGTCCAGGTTCGCTGATGTGTACATGCGTATCAATCATTCCAGGCATGACATATTGGCCGGACGCGTCAATAACTTCCTTAGCATCATCCGTAATATTCTCGGCGATGCATGAAATCTTTTCATCCTTGATTCCTAAGTCAACGTTATAAACACCATCACGTAAAACCACTTTTCCACCTTTAATAACTAAATCGAATGCCATTTGAATTTCCCCTCTCAGTTATCAATGATTTTTTACCGCCAACTTCACACCAAACATCAGTTTCGCCATATATGGAATTACCTATTCTCTTTAGATAACTCTGGAGCTTTTCGCGTCAAAGCACCTTTTGAATAAGTCGATTCAAGCGCCGTGTAGAGAATAAATGCTGCAATGATTCCTACAAACCAAGACATATCATAAAGCGGTTTGAGGACAGGTACGACGTTTCCGATCAAACAAATCACACCTGCAATTATCGTTGTAATTATCGCATTTACATTGAATCCTTTTGTATAATGATACTTTCCCTTTTCCGCGTCATATAAAGCATTCAAATCAATTTTAGTTTTTGAAATTAGGAAATACTGGGCTAGCATGATTCCAGTAACTGGAGCTAGGATCCCGCCAATAATGTTTAAGAAAGTGAAAATACTTGTTGCATTTTCCATCAGCTTCCAAGGCATAACGAGAATTCCAGTTATTGCTGCAATAATTGCACCCGATTTGAATGTGAGTGTCTTAGGGAATAAAGATGCTAGTTGGTAACCAGCCGGTACAATATTTCCAGTTACGTTAACAGATAAAGTTGTTAAGCAAAGTGTTAGAACGGAAATAGCGATTGCAAATGTCCCGTCAAAACGAGCTACAACATCCAATACGTTCCATATCGGTGTTCCAAAAGCGATTTCAGATCCGACAATGATGGCGATACTTGCAACAGCGAATAGTAAATACGTTACAACAAGGCCGACAGTTTGTCCTATCGCTTGCGTCTTCGTCGATTTTGCAAGCTTCGTGAAATCTGAAGCGTTAACAATCGGTGCTGCCCATGCTGCAACGACTGCCGTTACAGCCGCGAAGAAAATAACTACTTTATTTCCTGGAACTCCTGTACCTGTATACGAAAGAATAGGACCGATTCCTCCAGCTAAGTTAATGGCCCAAATTGCCATTCCTCCAAAAACAATGTACACAAGCGGCGAGAGGATATTTGTAAACTTCCCTAGGAAAGCCATTCCTCCATAAATTAAAGCAATGTTCAATAACCAGAACAGTAAAAACGATATCAACGCTGGCAAAGATAACCCTAGAAGGTTCCAATCTCCACCTAATGTCAAATACGTCGGCCAAAGCTTACCAATTAAAATTGATAATGCTTGGCTTCCTGCGTACGTTTGAAACCCGAACCACATAATTGCAGAAATGACTCCTCTTAACACACCCGGAATCATTGCGCCTTTCGGGCCGTAAGATAAACGCAGCAACATCGCAAACGGCAATCCATATTTTGATCCTGCATGGCCATTTAGAACAAGCATCGATGCTATGACAATGGAGGCAGCCATAATTGCAGTAAACACTTGGCCGACCGACAATCCCAAAGCAAAAAGAGCACCAATGGCAATATAGTTTGGAATGTTATGAACCGAACCCATCCAGACCGTCAGGAAATTGCTTATACCCCATTTTCGTTCTTCTACTTTTGTGGGCAATACATCTTCACTATATCCAGCATTCTTCATTTTTTCTCTATCAAAAAGAGTCAAAAAAACCCCTCCTCAAAAATTTACCACTAGTAATCGAAACCTTTACTATAATGAGGTTCATCATCAATGTTCGTAAACATTGTTATCCCCCAACAAGCTTCACATCTACACTTAGTAGTGGACAACCTCATTATACAACCTATATTGATATACTTCTTTAGGTCACTTAAACAAAAGAATGATGTTTTATTAGATACAGTGGATAAGTCGGGGGTGAATAATAGACACTTTAGATAACTACTTGTGCAAGATGAACAAAATAATTGCCTCACGAAGTTGGATTCTCCATGAGGCAATTTGTACAATTCATTATTTCTCGAAAATGGTTCCTTTTTTGAAGCTTGAATTTTTAAATGCATATTTCGATAGAAGGTAGTAAGCTGTACCAGCTACTACTAAACCGATAATCCATGCAAGCTCAACCTCTATGAATGCAGCGGCTGCACCGATGAACATAGCAATCAACCCTGCTGGATTATATCCCGAAAATGATCCTTCGTCATTATACAGGTCAGTCATATCCACTTTCTGTTTTCGTAAAATATAATAATCTACGAGAAGGATGGAGATAACAGGTCCTAAAAATGCTGAATAGATTAGGATGAACATATTCAAACCTGTAGCCGATGACTCTTGGATAAGCAACCAAGGAAATGCACCTAAAGCAAGCAATCCTGTAATCGTTACAGATGCTTTATATTTCAATTTTGTCAGCAATGTAATGACATATGCCGGCGGAATGATGTTCGCCACCATGTTTGTTGCAATGACTGCTACGACGATAAAGGCTGATACGAACACAGAAACATAATCATTATTGAGTATGATTGGAAGTGCTTGTGCAGGGTTCGTTACACCTGTTGCAGCTGCCAACATTGCACCGATGACAATAACAAAACCGTATGAAATTGTTATTGGAATAAAGTATAATGCTCCACGCTTCTTATCACTCAAACCAGTTTTCAGCTCACGAGAATAGTCTGCAGCACTTACGAATATTCCTGCGTAGTTCCCCAAGAAGACCATGATGAGTCCGAAGAACGGCAAGCCCCATGATCCTTTAGCTTGTACCCACGTTTCAGCAATCTGAGTTGTATGTGAAGTCATAAGGATTCCAAACACATAGACGAGCGCTGCCATGAAAACGACCGATGCAACTGTTTCCACCCATTTAATTGCATGGAAACCGAAGAGCGAAAGGACAATCTGGAACAATTGAAGTCCGATGAAACAGATGACAACATTATTAAATGCTCCGTTTGTAACGATTTTCATTATTTCATTCAACGCAGTACCGCCTATCCAGCTTTGAATACCGTACCAGACGATGGCAGGTACACCGCGCAATAACGACGAAATGACTTTCCCTTTAATCCCGAAGGACATTCTAAGCTGTACAACGTACGGAATACCTTCCCGATAACCAAGTCGGTCATTCAATGCGAAGATAGTTGAAATGATCCCTATGGAGATCAGAGCTGCCAGGATTGTTTGGAAGATGTTCAATGTTGCTGCTCCCGCGACAATTACGCTGGCTCCCAACGTCATATTCCCTAAGTTAACCCCGTCACCGATCCACATGAAGACATAGTCTTTTGGCTTGACGGTCCTATCCTGCTCGGTTTTCGGATGCAGTGATTCATCCAACGTCGAGTTTTGTTCAACCTGAATTGCTTTTGAGTCGATAGCTTCATTTATTACAGTCATATCAACTGCCCCTTTCAATGCTGTATTTTCAACTGCATTTAGTTTATTTTGGCTGATAAATACTTTCCTACTAAAACTTTTTCATCTTGCATCACTTATTATACATAGCTTTATAGCTAAGGTCTTTATGTCTAGTGACCAAAATGCACAAGGCCTCGCTATGTACTGTGCATAAGGTTTTTACGATAATCACTAATTCAGCCAAACCTTTGTGCACTTTAACCAATGAATTTTTGACTTTCTGGCCTCTCCTTGGAATTCATTGGTACAGGTACCAACAATCAGAATCAATGAAAAGGAAGAACATTTCCCGTTTCAAGGGCATGTTCTTCCTTTTTATTATATAAGTGGTTCTACCTCTTGATCCTTACGGTTTTTTTCCTGTTATATGTATAGATGCCCTGCTGAAGTGGGTTTGCGCGAGTATACATATTTGTAAGTGCAAAAGGAGGTGATTTGAGTGGAAGACAAAAATAACCGCGAACAATTATATGGATTGTCGAGCCAGTTGATGGAGCTGTTTGTAGCTGATGTATTCTCCAAACACAAAATCAATGTCGATGGAGCAAAACAACGCATGACAGATGAGCAACGTGAAGGCTTGAAGCAGACAGTTGAACAGCTAAAAACTCAAGTAGAGGGCTTTTTGGAATCGAAAGCCGTTCGGAAAGTAACCGATACACAGGAAAAAACAGACGGACAGGCGCCTCATCCGCTACGAGAAGCATTCATGAAGAAGAAACAGCAGAAGCAAAAATAAAAAAAATGAACAGGAATAGATAATTTGTCCAACTCAAGAACTTTCCCGCACATGTAATAGAAAGAGAGAGGAGGGAAGAATAATGGACTATGACAATGACTATGACTATGAATATTATTCACGTGAAGATGACAGATGCAGAGACAGAGATCGAGATCGAGACAGAGATAGAGACAAAGATCGAGACAAATGCAGAGACAGAGATCGAGATCGGGATAGAGACAGAGACCGGGACAGAGACAAAGACAGATGCAGAGACAAAGACAGAGACCGGGATAGAGACAGAGACCGGGATAGAGACAAAGACAGAGACCGGGATAGAGATAGAGACCGGGATAGAGACAGAGACAGAGACAGATGGTCTGCATTAGATGCTGATTCAAGGCACCCAATCGCTCATTGCAGGAATGATAGAGAGAATACGGGTGCAGACGCGGAATTGGATACTGATATCGAACAGCTTTCCAACGAATTAATTGTCATCCGCGACTCTTGCGATGTCACTGTCAGAACGACTGACACGCAAGTTGCCGTGTCCCTGCAAGCAGCGCTCCAAGTAGCCATCGCGATTGTTGTTAACATCTCGATTGCTGATGGTACGAGGGCGGAACGAGTGACAGCTGAATTACTGGAACGAGCACAGATCCGGCAGACCAACCGCCAAAGACTGATCATCGTCAACTCCCGTGATATCGAAGTAACTACGGAAGACACCGATGTAGCGATTTCCTTGCAGCTATTGCTACAAATCCTCTTGGCATTAATCGTACAACTGGACATTCTATAAGGCCAAGAGAATAAGCAGTTCTCTACACCGAACGCCCCCGCGACTCCCAAGTTGACGGGGGCGGTTGTCTGCAAGGAAATCTCATTAGCCTAAAATATGCAATGACCCACATGTTTGTTACGAATCCGTCACGCTTCATTTTAAAAGAGGTATTTCTGTAATTATCACGAAACTACTATTTATAAGGAGAGGAGGAAATAGTATGAAACCACCTATAGCAAAACGGATTCCCCATCCCCATGAATTGCATGGCGATGTACGCGAAGACGACTATTATTGGCTGAAGGATCGCAATAACCCCGAGGTCATCAATTATTTAGAAGAAGAAAATCAGTATTTCGATGACGTCATGCGGCCTTTGGCAGAACAAACCGACCAGATTTATCAAAGCATGGTTGACCGTGTTCCCGATTCCGAAGTGAAAGTGCCTGTACAGAATGGACACTACTTCTATTATTCACGTTTGGAAAAGGACAAGCAATACCCGATCTATGCACGCAAGCAGGCGGCAAGCCGAGAACTAGTAGATGAGGCATCGGAGGAAGTGGTGCTCGATCTGAATGAATTGGCCGAGGACAGTGACTATTTAAGCGTGACGGTGCAGCGTATGAGTACCGATCATAACCGTCTGGCCTTTTTAGAGAACCGTGATGGCACCGATCGTTATACTATCCATATAAAGGACATCGAAACTGGCGAACTTCTGCCAGACCGGATTTCGGATGTATTTTTATATGGAAGTATGGAATGGAGCCGTTGTGGCGACTATATTTTTTACATTACTGTTGATGAGAATCAACGCCCTTGCAGATTATGGAGGCATCGATTAGGTAGTGACGTGAAGAGTGATGAGCTTGTCTATGAAGAAAAAGACGAGACATTTACGCTCTACGTGTCTAAATCGCAAAGCGGGAAGTTTATTTTTGTTTATTCACATTCGAAAACGTCAAGCGAAATTCGCATGTTGGATGCAGATGCCCCGTCATCCCCTTTGCAACTACTGGATGCGCGGCGTGATGGGATTCTCTATGATGTGGAGCATTGGGGCGATGACCTGCTCATACTGACAAACGAAAATGCGCTGAACTTTCAACTGCTCCGCTGTCCACTCAACGACATCAGGTCACGGGTGAATGTCATTGCGTATAGCGAAAATCGCTATCTTCAAGGTGTGTATCCGTTTCGTGATAAGCTTCTTGTCTCCGGCCGGGAGAACGGTTTGACGCAGATCTGGGTATTACAGGACGGCGAGTTGAATCCGATTGAATGGGATGAATCGCTCTATACTGTATCGGTTTTATCCGACCAGAGCTACGAGACGACTGAAGTGTTGCTTCAATATGAGTCGCTGCTTACGCCAAAAACGACATATGGACTGAATCTGTCAACCGGAGTGAAGCATAAATTGCAAGCGGCTCCCGTCAGCGGAGAATATGACCGTTCAAGCTATCGTCAAGAGCAATTATGGGCAGTCGCCGAGGATGGCGTCAACGTGCCTATGACCGTCGTCTATCGGGAAGATACGCTCGATGAAGGGCCTGCACCATTGATTCTTTATGGATATGGCTCATATGGAGCAAACAGCGATCCGCATTTCGATCCGTATCGTCTCCCGCTTTTGGACAAGGGTATCATATTTGTCACAGCGCAAGTGCGTGGCGGTTCCGAAATGGGACGGAGTTGGTATGAAGATGGAAAGATGGAGCATAAACGAAATACGTTCACAGATTTTATTGCTGCAGCGAAGCATCTTATCGAGCAGGGTTACACAACTCCAAACCAAATGGCGGCCCGCGGAGGCAGTGCGGGAGGCTTGCTCGTTGGCGCAGTGGCAAACTTGGCCGGAAATTTGTTCAAGGCAGTCGTCCCTGCCGTTCCATTCGTCGACGTCGTGACGACGATGCTCGATACGACCATTCCCCTGACTACGCTGGAGTGGGATGAATGGGGCAATCCACAAAATCGCGAGGATTACTTCTATATGAAGTCCTACAGTCCTTATGACAATGTGGAAGCGAAAGACTATCCTCATATGTACATTACAACCGGCATAAACGATCCACGTGTCGGTTACTGGGAACCGGCCAAGTGGGTTGCACGCCTGAGAGCGTTAAAAACCGATGACAACGTCGTTGTACTGAAAACGAATATGGGTGCCGGCCATTTCGGCAAGTCTGGCCGCTTCAACCATTTGAAGGAAGCTGCGGAATGCTACGCATTTGTTCTTGATAAGCTTGGTGTAAACGCAGAGGTTACAAGCCCCCGGTAAACGGGGGGTTTTTTTATTGAGAATGATCCGAAGATGGGACTGTCACCCGCGTAAATTGACTATACTGTCGTTCGAGGAGTGATGGATATGTATAAATTGTTGTCTCATAATGATTTGGACGGCGTTGGTTGCGGAATTTTAGCGAAGATGGCTTTTGGGAAGCAGGTCAAAGTACGCTACAATTCCATTTCCGGTCTTAATCGGGAAGTAGAATGGTTTCTGGAAAATGGGGATAAGGAAACATTCTTGTTCATTACCGATTTGTCTGTAAATGAAGAAAATGAGAATAGACTTGAGAGGTTTTATCAAGACGGTGGAAAGGTTCAATTGATTGATCACCATAAGACAGCGCTTCACTTTAATGAGTATGAGTGGGGGCATGTCGAAGTCGAGGATGAGGAAGAAAAGTTAACTTCGGCGACCTCCCTATTATATGAATACCTTGTGACACATGAACACATGGAACCGTCTGAATCTATTGCCGAATTTGTCGAGCTCGTCAGGCAGTATGATACATGGGAATGGGAGAAGAATAATAATCAGAGTGCACAACGTCTCAATGCCCTCTTCTTTCTTATGACTATTGAGGAATTTGAAGACAAGATGATCAGTCGACTCTCTTCGGATGAACATTTTAACTTTGATGAATTCGAAAAGAAGCTACTTGATATGGAAGAAGATAAAATCGAACGCTATATTCGTCGGAAGAGAAGAGAACTTGTACAAACGGAAACAGGTGAACACTTTGCGGGAATCGTCTATGCGGAATCCTATCATTCAGAGCTAGGCAATGAACTTGGCAAAGAATACCCGCATCTTGATTACATTGTAATCCTGAATATCGGGGGGAAACGAGCCGGTTTCCGAACAATCCATGAGCATGTTGATGTATCCGAAGTGGCCGGTCAATTCGGTGGAGGCGGACATGCAAAAGCTTCTGGATGCTCTTTGACTACCGAGGCTTTTCAACAGTTTGTTTTGGACACGTTCCACTTAGAACCTTTAAGGGAAGATGCGCGGCGAAATCGATACAACTTGAAACATTCTTCCTTCGGTTCCCTCTATAAAAACCGAATGGACGATAGCTTTTTCCTCTACCCGGAAAACGATCAAACATGGGTAATTAAGCAAAATGACATAAAGGTGGAACAGACCTTTACTAGCTTTGAGGAAGCGGAGCGTTTCCTTAAAAGAAAGTACGAAGCATGGCTTGTACGGGACGACGCTTTCGTCGATTATTTAATGGAACAGGTAAAGGCTAGTAAGCAGACTGAAAAAGCCTGATCCAATCTATAATAGTAAAGGGACTGTCCATAATATCAGCAAAAAATGATTTTCATCGTTAGCCTTATTTTATAGGCTCTGATAAACAATACAGTGTTGATTTCTGCTTCAGGCGGACGCTTTCCGCGGGCGGTCCGTGAGCCTCCTCGTCGCTTCGCGCCTTGCGGGGTCTCACCTGGACACGCTTGTCCCGCAGGAGTCGCCGCCTTCCACTCCAATCAACGAAGCTACTTACAATCAATAAATACATCAAATATAAACCATATATGGTTGAAAACCTCATACAAACAATTGTCCAATCAATTAATAACTCAACGGTTCGGTGTTAGCGAAAATCGGACATCCATTTATATTTCCCCTGCCATTTTGTTTGTGGCCAAATTAGTTAATTGCCGATTAAGTTCCTATAGATGACCTAAATAGTAACCTCTCTACATTGAGAGGTTACTTCAGAGTGTTGACAGAAAAGTGTCTTGGATTTTTTCCGATTTTGGTTCATGTTACGCCATGATTGGCATTCTCCATGTCCAGCTGGCCAGCTTATTCGACTAATGGATAGATAAGGAGAAATCAATCGCAGCATCCAATTTACGAACCAGATGGTCTTGTGGAACTAACTGCTCTATAGTCAGCATTTCCAACTGTTCACCTTCATTGATTTGATTTTTCGTCATCATATGCATATCCATTACCTCATTTATTTTATAAAAGACACCGTTGATTGGAGTGGAGGTCGGCGACTCCTGCGAAAGCCGTTACGAAGAACGGCTTTTGCGAGCACAAGCGAAGCGTTGCGAGCAGGATGTGGATGCTGCCTTAATTTCTGCAAGGAACGCAGAAATACGGCTAATCGAACCCTACGTTGTTCGATTGGCTGAAGCCGTGCCCGCGGAAAGCGTCCGACCGCAGCGGAAATCAACTTTGTTTAGTTTCAACACTATTTTAATAGAAAAAAGACTATAGGCAAACACCAAAATCTCTTGTGTTTGTCTACAGTCAGAAGTGAAGTAACCCTCCAATTTGCTAGGTTACTCGTTAATGCACCGTATATCCGCCGTCCAGCACGACCGCTTGACCTGTCATGCCTTTCGCTGCATCGCTCGAAAGGAACAGTGCTAAATCGGCAACTTCCTTAACATCTAACAGCCGCTTCTGAGGCACTAATGGATAAATGATTTCCTCCAGTACGGATTCGAGTGGAACATTGCGTGTCGTCGCTAAATCTTGGAACTGATTGCGCACTAATGGCGTGTCAACATAGCCAGGACAGATTGCGTTTACCGTAATCCCATCCGCTGCCGTTTCGAGAGCCGCGACTTTCGTCAACCCGATTACACCATGCTTGGCTGAGTTATACGCAGCTTTTCCCGCAAAGCCGACAAGTCCATTAATGGAAGCCATATTCAAGATACGTCCAAATCCATTCTCCCTCATATGCGGCAATACGAGTTTCGTTGCGATAAATGGAGCTGTCAGCATAATCTTCACAAGCAATTCAAATCGCTCCGTCGGAAAATCCTCGAGCATCGCAACATGCTGCATCCCAGCATTATTAATGAGAATATCAATTCTTCCATAATAAGTAATTGCTTCATTGATCGCCTTTTCCAGATCTGCTTCGGACGTGACATCACACTTAATACCAATCGCATCTCCACTCAGTCTTTGGGCAGCATCCTTCACTTTTTCCCCATTAATATCTGAAAGTACAACTTTAGCGCCTGCTTTAGAAAACTCTTGGGCAACTTCAAAGCCGATCCCTTGTGCAGCTCCTGTTATAAATAAAACTTTTCCTTCTACCATGTGAATTCCTCCCCACACAAAATACAGGGCGCTTACGAGATGTACCTATAACGCTCCAAAGGTTAAACTGTCTTCCGGTAATCGAAATACATAACAGCGTATTTTACATAT
This region includes:
- the allW gene encoding allantoin permease yields the protein MTLFDREKMKNAGYSEDVLPTKVEERKWGISNFLTVWMGSVHNIPNYIAIGALFALGLSVGQVFTAIMAASIVIASMLVLNGHAGSKYGLPFAMLLRLSYGPKGAMIPGVLRGVISAIMWFGFQTYAGSQALSILIGKLWPTYLTLGGDWNLLGLSLPALISFLLFWLLNIALIYGGMAFLGKFTNILSPLVYIVFGGMAIWAINLAGGIGPILSYTGTGVPGNKVVIFFAAVTAVVAAWAAPIVNASDFTKLAKSTKTQAIGQTVGLVVTYLLFAVASIAIIVGSEIAFGTPIWNVLDVVARFDGTFAIAISVLTLCLTTLSVNVTGNIVPAGYQLASLFPKTLTFKSGAIIAAITGILVMPWKLMENATSIFTFLNIIGGILAPVTGIMLAQYFLISKTKIDLNALYDAEKGKYHYTKGFNVNAIITTIIAGVICLIGNVVPVLKPLYDMSWFVGIIAAFILYTALESTYSKGALTRKAPELSKENR
- a CDS encoding allantoinase, which codes for MTTYDLIIKNGKIVTAESVIQGDIAVKDGKIQEVGQALQGTADRVIDAEGKHVLPGLIDTHVHFNEPGRTEWEGIATGSRSLAAGGATSFFDMPLNSTPPTINKENLDLKKACADEKSIVNPYFWGGLVPENIADLKDLHDNGVIGFKAFMSPSGIADFNHVDDVTIFKGMKEIASLGSLLAVHAESTVICDQLAEEKQKQGKTTARDFVESRPIISEIEAVRRIISYAEATGCKLHVVHASSRKVVEVIQEAKDRGVDITVETCPHYLALNVQDFEAKGGLAKCCPPLRDQDEVEDLWAAVANGEINVIASDHSPAPASMKTITDNYFEGWGGISGAQSTLNIMLTEGYFKRNLPLEKIVELTATNPAKLFGLTNKGVLEAGYDADIAIVDLNESFELKNEDLFYRHQHSPYVGMTFKGKVKTTIVNGEVVFENDKIVSEKTTVIQ
- a CDS encoding NCS1 family transporter, whose protein sequence is MTVINEAIDSKAIQVEQNSTLDESLHPKTEQDRTVKPKDYVFMWIGDGVNLGNMTLGASVIVAGAATLNIFQTILAALISIGIISTIFALNDRLGYREGIPYVVQLRMSFGIKGKVISSLLRGVPAIVWYGIQSWIGGTALNEIMKIVTNGAFNNVVICFIGLQLFQIVLSLFGFHAIKWVETVASVVFMAALVYVFGILMTSHTTQIAETWVQAKGSWGLPFFGLIMVFLGNYAGIFVSAADYSRELKTGLSDKKRGALYFIPITISYGFVIVIGAMLAAATGVTNPAQALPIILNNDYVSVFVSAFIVVAVIATNMVANIIPPAYVITLLTKLKYKASVTITGLLALGAFPWLLIQESSATGLNMFILIYSAFLGPVISILLVDYYILRKQKVDMTDLYNDEGSFSGYNPAGLIAMFIGAAAAFIEVELAWIIGLVVAGTAYYLLSKYAFKNSSFKKGTIFEK
- the allB gene encoding allantoinase AllB, with the translated sequence MAFDLVIKGGKVVLRDGVYNVDLGIKDEKISCIAENITDDAKEVIDASGQYVMPGMIDTHVHISEPGRAEWEGFETGSKSLAAGGTTSYVEMPLNALPATTNKAALDLKLEAAIDQNYVDYAFYGGLVPGNVDKLKEMSDAGVLAFKCFLSDITSDIPDDFVNVDDYTLYKGMQKLAELDQILCIHAENGSVPSGLAKEFAREGKNSGVEYAESRPIFTEVEAVQRAILFAKETGCKLHLVHISTSEAIQVILKAREEGVDVTVESCPHYFAFTADQVDEIGPKAKCQPPIRKAEDQARLWDELLAGNIDWLTSDHSPCTEDLKQGTIWEAWGGISGAQNNVDLMFDLAVKQRGLPVHEFVKLISTNPSERFNIAHKGEIAVSKDADIILVDPNQSYTVKREDLYYKNKHSAYEGRKIDCRVTKTIVRGHVVFDLEEGIVGEPVGKLIAANN
- a CDS encoding spore coat protein; the encoded protein is MDTDIEQLSNELIVIRDSCDVTVRTTDTQVAVSLQAALQVAIAIVVNISIADGTRAERVTAELLERAQIRQTNRQRLIIVNSRDIEVTTEDTDVAISLQLLLQILLALIVQLDIL